The following proteins are encoded in a genomic region of Sporichthya brevicatena:
- a CDS encoding amidohydrolase family protein, with protein MSSTFPTNAELNSGPGERAIIISSDGHATAPMKDYAKYIPAAYQEDFAEFCVEFEKVGARTTDPASLRNRMDEYLVEEWIETVIEPGRLEGQGDPHKRIKELNHEGIAGEILFPDFGLPWELHPPLKAALIGYKRSPEKVEVANKAHNRWLADFCSAYPDRFGGLAVVSFADVDDTIAEIRWAKENGLIGIALPSLDESTPFFHSRHDPIWEVLQELEMPINSHTAISSISTHMATGTLMAVPHPACAVPMMTAQAFFSTQQILTHMIWGGVFERFPGLNLVMTEQGSGWVISALQSMDYTWEKSYLRRDVREVVKEKPSFYFQRQCHMGSSLFSRAEAIARHEIGIDKIQIGMDYPHHEGTWGAGPGTLDWLRSTLGAAGASPEDARKMLSENAAKLWGFDLDKLRPVADEIGLKMDALLTPNDYDFFPRGDVHKPLATAF; from the coding sequence GTGTCCTCCACTTTCCCGACCAACGCGGAACTGAATTCCGGCCCCGGTGAGCGGGCGATCATCATCTCCTCGGACGGTCACGCGACCGCGCCGATGAAGGACTACGCGAAGTACATCCCGGCCGCGTACCAGGAGGACTTCGCCGAGTTCTGCGTCGAGTTCGAGAAGGTCGGTGCGCGCACCACGGACCCGGCCAGCCTCCGGAACCGGATGGATGAGTACCTGGTCGAGGAGTGGATCGAGACCGTCATCGAGCCCGGTCGGCTCGAGGGCCAGGGCGACCCGCACAAGCGGATCAAGGAGCTCAACCACGAGGGCATCGCCGGGGAGATCCTGTTCCCGGACTTCGGCCTGCCGTGGGAGCTGCACCCGCCGCTCAAGGCCGCGCTGATCGGCTACAAGCGCAGCCCGGAGAAGGTCGAGGTCGCGAACAAGGCGCACAACCGCTGGCTCGCGGACTTCTGCTCCGCCTACCCCGACCGCTTCGGCGGGCTCGCCGTCGTCAGCTTCGCCGACGTCGACGACACGATCGCGGAGATCCGCTGGGCCAAGGAGAACGGCCTGATCGGCATCGCGCTGCCGAGCCTGGACGAGTCGACGCCGTTCTTCCACTCCCGGCACGACCCGATCTGGGAGGTGCTGCAGGAGCTGGAGATGCCGATCAACAGCCACACGGCGATCTCCTCGATCAGTACCCACATGGCCACCGGGACGCTGATGGCGGTTCCGCACCCGGCGTGCGCGGTGCCGATGATGACCGCGCAGGCGTTCTTCTCGACCCAGCAGATCCTCACGCACATGATCTGGGGCGGGGTGTTCGAGCGCTTCCCGGGGCTGAACCTGGTGATGACCGAGCAGGGCTCGGGCTGGGTGATCAGCGCCCTGCAGTCGATGGACTACACGTGGGAGAAGTCCTACCTGCGCCGCGACGTCCGCGAGGTCGTGAAGGAGAAGCCGTCGTTCTACTTCCAGCGCCAGTGCCACATGGGCAGCTCGCTGTTCTCCCGCGCCGAGGCGATCGCACGTCACGAGATCGGCATCGACAAGATCCAGATCGGCATGGACTACCCGCACCACGAGGGCACGTGGGGCGCGGGGCCGGGCACGCTCGACTGGCTGCGGTCCACCCTCGGTGCGGCCGGCGCCTCCCCCGAGGACGCGCGCAAGATGCTCAGCGAGAACGCCGCCAAGCTCTGGGGCTTCGACCTGGACAAGCTCCGGCCGGTCGCCGACGAGATCGGCCTCAAGATGGACGCGCTGCTCACCCCGAACGACTACGACTTCTTCCCCCGGGGCGACGTGCACAAGCCGCTCGCGACTGCGTTCTAG
- a CDS encoding CBS domain-containing protein → MRISDVLRNKGTDVYTVRPDTPVREFLSVMVERRIGACVLSSDGVTVAGIVSERDIARALHDRGADILAAPVSEIATSDVHTCHPEESLDELTRVMTERRVRHIPVLVDGRLAGLVSIGDIVKHRMDELETERQALVDYISSAG, encoded by the coding sequence ATGCGGATCTCCGACGTGTTGCGAAACAAGGGCACCGATGTCTACACGGTGCGGCCCGACACCCCGGTGCGGGAGTTCCTGTCCGTGATGGTCGAGCGGCGGATCGGTGCGTGCGTCCTCTCCTCCGACGGCGTCACCGTCGCCGGCATCGTCTCCGAGCGCGACATCGCCCGGGCGCTCCACGACCGCGGGGCCGACATCCTCGCCGCCCCGGTCTCCGAGATCGCGACCAGCGACGTCCACACCTGTCACCCCGAGGAGAGCCTCGACGAGCTCACCCGCGTGATGACCGAACGCCGCGTCCGCCACATCCCGGTCCTCGTCGACGGCCGCCTCGCCGGCCTCGTCAGCATCGGCGACATCGTCAAACACCGGATGGACGAACTCGAGACCGAACGCCAAGCCCTCGTCGACTACATCTCGTCGGCGGGCTGA
- a CDS encoding TetR/AcrR family transcriptional regulator, which translates to MPNSGIESRRQAAIEEGGTAYIARRQEILRTAAHIFREKGYEATLRDVAEALSTDRASIYYYFGSKEEVLQEIVREALAHDMAAARAIQRSNDSTPDKIRALIYSMVVGFAEFYPHMNVHVEDLGRIARQDSAWAVEIIEETRQYEALVRAILRQGQEEGALRGDISINVAAMSLFGMINWMYRWYRPTYPVAPEEIAASFAELFLAGIVPPASAA; encoded by the coding sequence ATGCCGAACAGCGGGATCGAAAGCAGGAGACAGGCGGCCATCGAGGAAGGCGGCACTGCCTACATCGCCCGGAGGCAGGAGATTCTGCGTACGGCAGCGCACATCTTCCGCGAGAAGGGCTACGAAGCCACCTTGCGAGACGTCGCGGAGGCGCTCAGCACGGACCGAGCCTCGATCTACTACTACTTCGGCAGCAAGGAGGAAGTGCTGCAGGAGATCGTCCGCGAGGCGCTCGCCCACGACATGGCGGCGGCGCGCGCAATCCAGCGGAGCAACGACTCGACACCTGACAAGATCCGGGCTCTGATCTACTCGATGGTGGTCGGGTTCGCCGAGTTCTACCCGCACATGAATGTCCACGTCGAGGATCTGGGCCGCATCGCCCGTCAGGACAGTGCTTGGGCGGTGGAGATCATCGAGGAGACACGCCAGTACGAGGCGCTCGTCCGAGCGATCCTCCGTCAGGGCCAGGAAGAGGGTGCGCTGCGCGGCGACATCTCGATCAACGTCGCGGCAATGTCGTTGTTCGGCATGATCAATTGGATGTACCGCTGGTACCGCCCGACGTATCCCGTCGCGCCGGAGGAGATCGCCGCATCTTTCGCCGAGCTCTTCCTGGCCGGCATCGTCCCGCCCGCATCCGCCGCCTAG
- a CDS encoding SDR family NAD(P)-dependent oxidoreductase, producing MVKLSDQPVAIVTGGGSGMGLATASELASDHHVVVVGRRKDVLEDAVSAIGEQASAFPADLTDVDQVQAVADHVVETFGRVDVLVNMAGVRPPMLYTDADLREAVAVWHEQMALNATSQFMMAFAVARHLTRPGGRIVNVSSEAAVSGGSLPGMSTYAAAKGAVHGLTLSLARELSPVGITVNCVVPGYVEATGLTADFGEAQREALAERIPVRRAGRVSDMASAVRYLVSEGAGFVTGQFLHLNGGSTFGR from the coding sequence GTGGTCAAACTCAGTGATCAACCGGTCGCCATTGTGACCGGGGGTGGAAGCGGGATGGGCCTGGCCACCGCGTCCGAACTTGCTTCCGACCATCACGTCGTCGTGGTCGGCCGGCGCAAGGACGTGCTCGAGGACGCGGTGAGCGCGATCGGCGAGCAGGCTTCGGCGTTCCCAGCCGATCTGACGGACGTGGATCAGGTGCAGGCGGTCGCCGATCACGTCGTCGAGACCTTTGGTCGCGTTGACGTGCTCGTCAACATGGCTGGCGTCCGGCCGCCAATGCTCTACACCGACGCCGACCTGCGCGAGGCGGTGGCAGTGTGGCACGAGCAGATGGCGCTGAACGCCACCTCCCAGTTCATGATGGCCTTCGCGGTGGCCCGCCACCTGACGCGCCCCGGGGGCCGCATCGTGAACGTGAGCTCAGAGGCGGCCGTCTCCGGTGGCAGCCTGCCTGGGATGTCCACGTACGCCGCTGCGAAAGGTGCCGTGCACGGCCTCACCCTTTCGCTTGCGCGCGAACTCTCACCGGTCGGGATCACGGTGAACTGCGTCGTTCCCGGGTATGTCGAGGCGACGGGGCTGACCGCAGACTTCGGCGAGGCCCAGCGGGAAGCGCTGGCTGAGCGGATTCCGGTACGCCGCGCCGGCCGGGTTTCGGACATGGCCAGCGCGGTGCGGTACCTGGTCTCCGAGGGAGCAGGCTTCGTCACGGGCCAGTTCCTGCATCTCAACGGAGGTTCGACCTTCGGCCGGTAG
- a CDS encoding MFS transporter, translating to MSLDDARRVRRRFIVLSATRWFPVGLLIPVLTVLLQERGMTVATIGLLSGLSSAMVVLFELPTGGLADTIGRRPVLLVAGLLSLLSMSLISFSEATWLFVLAWAIEGVYRALDSGPLESWFVDAAQAADVDADIESGLAAESVVISAALGGGALLGGVLALVPTPSAWPALALPIVVAIVLRIVDLAFLWHLLDESRARPAGSGWSPIRDSARTIRDAIGLLRVSGALCALAAIELFWGAGMTGVEILSGLRMVDLVGDTEQGVLAYAVTAAVAWGVSGAGAAVAPWVARRTGSWVRAAIVARIAQGVGVALAVVIAGPIGLVLGYLGFYLVHGTANVAHYGLVHRHTTAAHRATMVSVNSLTSRLGGMVAAPALGALAGGQGLVAGFAVSAVLLVLSAPLYLFASRGRTAEPLGPVAQIDTQLVGLDHTKLGAE from the coding sequence ATGTCCCTCGACGACGCGCGTCGCGTTCGGCGGCGCTTCATCGTGCTGAGCGCGACCCGGTGGTTCCCCGTCGGTCTGCTCATCCCGGTCCTCACGGTCCTGCTGCAGGAACGCGGCATGACGGTCGCGACGATCGGTCTGCTCTCCGGTCTGTCCAGCGCGATGGTCGTGCTCTTCGAACTCCCGACGGGTGGTCTCGCGGACACGATCGGGCGCCGCCCCGTCCTGCTCGTCGCCGGGCTGCTCAGCCTGCTCTCGATGTCGCTGATCTCGTTCTCCGAGGCGACGTGGCTGTTCGTCCTCGCCTGGGCGATCGAGGGCGTCTACCGCGCCCTCGACTCCGGCCCGCTCGAGTCCTGGTTCGTCGACGCCGCCCAGGCTGCCGACGTCGACGCCGACATCGAGTCCGGCCTCGCCGCCGAGAGCGTCGTCATCTCCGCCGCGCTCGGGGGCGGCGCCCTGCTCGGCGGGGTCCTCGCGCTGGTCCCGACCCCGTCGGCCTGGCCGGCGCTCGCGCTGCCGATCGTCGTCGCGATCGTCCTGCGGATCGTGGACCTCGCGTTCCTGTGGCACCTGCTCGACGAGAGCCGGGCGCGGCCCGCCGGCTCCGGGTGGTCCCCGATCCGCGACTCCGCGCGCACGATCCGCGATGCGATCGGGCTGCTGCGCGTGTCCGGCGCGCTGTGCGCCCTCGCGGCGATCGAGCTGTTCTGGGGAGCCGGCATGACCGGCGTCGAGATCCTGTCCGGCCTGCGCATGGTCGACCTCGTCGGCGACACCGAGCAGGGCGTCCTCGCCTACGCGGTCACCGCCGCGGTGGCCTGGGGCGTCAGCGGGGCGGGCGCCGCCGTCGCACCGTGGGTCGCCCGGCGCACCGGCTCGTGGGTCCGCGCGGCGATCGTCGCGCGCATCGCGCAGGGCGTGGGCGTCGCTCTCGCGGTGGTCATCGCCGGGCCGATCGGCCTCGTGCTCGGCTACCTCGGCTTCTACCTGGTGCACGGCACCGCGAACGTCGCCCACTACGGGCTGGTGCACCGCCACACGACCGCCGCCCACCGCGCGACGATGGTGAGCGTCAACAGCCTGACGTCCCGCCTGGGCGGCATGGTCGCCGCGCCCGCGCTCGGCGCGCTCGCCGGCGGTCAGGGTCTGGTCGCGGGGTTCGCGGTCTCCGCCGTCCTGCTCGTGCTGTCCGCACCGCTCTACCTGTTCGCCTCACGCGGTCGCACGGCCGAACCGCTCGGACCAGTCGCGCAGATAGACACGCAACTCGTCGGGCTCGACCACACGAAACTCGGCGCCGAGTGA
- a CDS encoding YafY family protein, with protein sequence MANTSSRTLRLLSLLQAHRHWRGSELAERLGVSERTLRRDVDRLRELGYDVDATPGVDGGYQLRAGSALPPLVVDDEEAVALAVGMQAATDGAVPGLEEVSVRALGKVVQVLPPRLRRRVETLRAMTVPATWGPSSGGPSVDTEALVVVAQACRDGERLRFDYTAREAEETARHVEPHRVVKLGRRWYLAAWDVERADWRSFRLDRLRNPRGTGARFAPRTPPGGDAAEYVKSSIVGLREPQRVVAEVEAPADRVRVRIGRWALVTPVDDERCRVEMTADQFEWPAMALGSLGAEFRVVEPDELRVYLRDWSERFGRATA encoded by the coding sequence ATGGCGAACACGAGTTCCCGGACCCTGCGGCTGCTCTCCCTCCTGCAGGCGCACCGGCACTGGCGGGGCAGCGAGCTCGCGGAACGGCTCGGCGTCTCGGAGCGGACGCTGCGGCGCGACGTGGACCGGCTCCGCGAGCTCGGCTACGACGTCGACGCAACGCCCGGTGTGGACGGTGGGTACCAGCTGCGGGCCGGGTCCGCGCTGCCGCCGCTGGTCGTCGACGACGAGGAGGCGGTGGCCCTGGCGGTCGGGATGCAGGCCGCGACCGACGGCGCGGTGCCGGGGCTGGAGGAGGTGTCGGTCCGGGCGCTCGGCAAGGTCGTGCAGGTTCTGCCGCCGCGGCTGCGCCGCCGGGTCGAGACGTTGCGCGCGATGACCGTGCCTGCGACCTGGGGGCCGAGCAGCGGTGGGCCGAGCGTCGACACTGAGGCGCTCGTCGTCGTCGCGCAGGCCTGTCGGGACGGTGAACGGCTGCGGTTCGACTACACCGCGCGCGAGGCCGAGGAGACCGCGCGCCACGTCGAGCCGCACCGGGTCGTCAAGCTCGGCCGGCGGTGGTACCTCGCCGCGTGGGACGTCGAGCGCGCGGACTGGCGCAGCTTCCGGCTGGACCGGCTGCGCAATCCGCGCGGCACGGGTGCGCGGTTCGCTCCGCGGACGCCACCGGGTGGCGATGCGGCCGAGTACGTGAAGTCCTCGATCGTCGGGCTGCGGGAGCCGCAGCGGGTGGTGGCGGAGGTCGAGGCGCCCGCCGACCGCGTGCGGGTGCGGATCGGCCGGTGGGCGCTGGTCACCCCCGTCGACGACGAGAGGTGCCGCGTGGAAATGACGGCGGATCAGTTCGAGTGGCCGGCGATGGCCCTCGGTTCACTCGGCGCCGAGTTTCGTGTGGTCGAGCCCGACGAGTTGCGTGTCTATCTGCGCGACTGGTCCGAGCGGTTCGGCCGTGCGACCGCGTGA
- the rlmB gene encoding 23S rRNA (guanosine(2251)-2'-O)-methyltransferase RlmB, which produces MAGNSKRQGAVRKGASKKGATVGSGGQARRALAPKGPTPKATERTGHPAARRAAAAAKREAAGRRPATGPSRTGKPSGKAPKDSGELVIGRNSVLEALEAGIPASALFVAERIDSDDRVREALKYCAQHGIPLLEAPRAELDKMTQRALHQGLVLQVPPYEYAHADDLLARAGRQAPLVVALDGVTDPRNLGAVLRSAEAFGAHGVLIPERRAAGMTAGAWKTAAGAAARLPVARCTNLTRALVAYQKAGLMVAALDGEGDVAIGDLELAPEPLVLVVGAEGKGVSRLVSEAADVRVRIPMPGATESLNAGVAAGIALYEIARRRSS; this is translated from the coding sequence ATGGCGGGCAACAGCAAGCGACAGGGCGCGGTCCGCAAGGGCGCGTCGAAGAAGGGCGCGACGGTCGGGTCGGGCGGTCAGGCCCGCCGGGCGCTCGCGCCGAAGGGGCCGACGCCGAAGGCGACCGAGCGCACCGGGCACCCGGCCGCGCGCCGCGCTGCCGCGGCGGCGAAGCGGGAGGCCGCGGGGCGGCGTCCGGCGACGGGGCCCTCGCGCACCGGCAAGCCGTCGGGCAAGGCGCCGAAGGACTCCGGCGAACTCGTCATCGGGCGCAACTCGGTGCTGGAGGCGTTGGAGGCCGGGATCCCGGCGTCGGCGTTGTTCGTGGCCGAGCGCATCGACTCCGACGACCGGGTCCGTGAGGCGTTGAAGTACTGCGCGCAGCACGGCATTCCGCTGCTGGAGGCGCCGCGCGCCGAGCTCGACAAGATGACGCAGCGGGCGCTGCACCAGGGTCTGGTGCTGCAGGTCCCGCCGTACGAGTACGCGCACGCCGACGACCTGCTGGCGCGGGCCGGGCGGCAGGCGCCGCTGGTCGTGGCGCTCGACGGCGTCACCGACCCGCGGAACCTCGGGGCGGTGCTGCGCTCGGCCGAGGCGTTCGGCGCGCACGGGGTGCTGATCCCGGAGCGGCGCGCCGCGGGCATGACGGCGGGGGCGTGGAAGACCGCGGCCGGCGCCGCGGCCCGGCTGCCGGTGGCGCGGTGCACGAACCTGACCCGTGCGCTGGTCGCCTACCAGAAGGCGGGGCTGATGGTCGCCGCGCTCGACGGTGAGGGCGACGTCGCGATCGGTGACCTCGAACTCGCGCCGGAGCCGCTGGTGCTCGTCGTCGGTGCGGAGGGCAAGGGCGTCTCCCGGCTGGTGTCCGAGGCGGCCGACGTGCGGGTGCGGATCCCGATGCCCGGCGCGACGGAATCGCTGAACGCGGGCGTCGCCGCAGGCATCGCGTTGTACGAGATCGCGCGGCGGCGTAGTTCCTGA
- a CDS encoding TetR/AcrR family transcriptional regulator, with product MDNRGGIKARRQAARDASSRIYRDRREEIIRGAAAAFRELGFENATLTDVAERVGTDRASLYYYVSNKEELMQEIVRMAVKDNFLAARRIDARKAAPAQKIEMLIREMIESFHRNYPYLYVYVEDMARISRLDTEWSHDVQRTSRRFESIVMRILTQGQADGTFRADVPVHLASLNLFGMINWTHRWYTPDSEYTPEEVIQSITEIFFRGHGGPALADSGTKK from the coding sequence ATGGACAACCGCGGAGGCATCAAGGCGAGGCGGCAGGCCGCCCGCGACGCATCGAGCCGGATCTACCGGGACCGACGCGAGGAGATCATCAGGGGCGCCGCGGCCGCCTTTCGTGAACTGGGATTCGAGAACGCGACTCTGACCGACGTCGCCGAGCGGGTCGGTACCGACCGCGCGTCCCTGTACTACTACGTCAGCAACAAAGAAGAGCTGATGCAGGAGATCGTCCGCATGGCTGTCAAGGACAACTTCCTCGCGGCCCGCCGGATCGACGCACGCAAGGCGGCCCCGGCTCAAAAGATCGAGATGCTCATCCGCGAGATGATTGAGTCGTTTCACCGCAACTACCCGTACTTGTACGTTTACGTCGAGGACATGGCACGCATCTCACGTCTGGACACCGAGTGGTCGCACGACGTGCAGCGCACCTCCCGGCGATTCGAGTCGATCGTCATGCGGATCCTGACGCAAGGCCAGGCGGACGGGACCTTCCGCGCGGACGTCCCGGTCCATCTCGCCAGCCTGAATCTCTTCGGCATGATCAACTGGACGCACCGGTGGTACACGCCCGACTCCGAGTACACGCCAGAAGAAGTCATCCAGTCGATCACCGAGATCTTCTTCCGAGGCCATGGTGGCCCTGCCCTGGCCGACTCCGGAACCAAGAAGTAG
- a CDS encoding helix-turn-helix domain-containing protein: MTDVPPPTQKRLDSESVRALAHPLRNRILGALRSHGPATATGLAARLGTNSGTTSYHLRKLAEIGMVSEVPDSGDGRDRWWRAVHEFTSWSSSEFRDDPDARAAADWLVGYHLRTNTDKTQAWLDVHNDWPRPWLEISDLSDYRLYLTVDQTKAILAELHEVVLRYRALGESARAAGEPVIDVNDPPADGAGLAPVAAILHVHPDVSG, from the coding sequence ATGACCGACGTGCCGCCGCCCACCCAGAAGCGCCTCGACTCCGAGTCCGTCCGCGCACTCGCGCACCCCCTGCGCAACCGGATTCTCGGGGCGCTGCGCTCGCACGGCCCGGCGACGGCGACCGGGCTCGCGGCCCGCCTCGGCACCAACAGCGGCACGACGAGCTACCACCTGCGCAAGCTCGCCGAGATCGGCATGGTCTCCGAGGTCCCCGACTCCGGCGACGGCCGCGACCGCTGGTGGCGCGCGGTCCACGAGTTCACGTCCTGGTCGAGTTCGGAGTTCCGCGACGACCCCGACGCCCGCGCCGCCGCCGACTGGCTCGTCGGCTACCACCTGCGCACGAACACCGACAAGACGCAGGCCTGGCTCGACGTCCACAACGACTGGCCGCGCCCCTGGCTGGAGATCTCCGACCTCTCCGACTACAGGCTCTACCTGACGGTGGATCAGACGAAGGCGATCCTCGCCGAGTTGCACGAGGTCGTTCTCCGTTACCGCGCGCTGGGCGAGTCCGCCCGTGCCGCCGGCGAACCGGTGATCGACGTCAACGACCCGCCCGCCGACGGCGCCGGGCTCGCCCCGGTGGCCGCGATCCTGCACGTGCATCCCGACGTGTCCGGCTGA
- the cysS gene encoding cysteine--tRNA ligase produces MTLRLYDTATRSTRDFVPAEPGRASIYLCGATVQAPPHIGHIRSGVNFDILRRWLEHTGSTVTFVRNVTDIDDKILRKAEEQGVPWWQVAQTNENAFAWAYDVLGCLRPTVEPRATGHVPEMIVLMRELIERGAAYAAGGDVYFSVGSFADYGALSGQKPDAMQAAGDTDVETHKRDPRDFALWKSAKPGEPFWETPWGPGRPGWHLECSAMAGKYLGDRFDIHGGGLDLVFPHHENEIAQSKAAGQEFARYWLHNGWVTMSGEKMSKSLGNSLLVSEIVKRVRPVELRYFLAAPHYRSMVEYSEESLAEAATAYARIETFVRNATDLVGDVTPGQVPPAFADAMNDDLGTPLALAAVHTAVREGNTALASGDKDTVTARLAEARAMLGVLGLDPVAWADSSGSDLHAVVDGLVALALEQRAAARERKDYAAADAIRDRLRAAGVVIEDTPHGPRWTVGNPEA; encoded by the coding sequence GTGACGCTGCGTTTGTACGACACCGCGACCCGTTCGACCAGGGATTTTGTGCCCGCCGAGCCCGGCCGGGCGTCGATCTATCTGTGTGGGGCGACCGTTCAGGCCCCGCCGCACATCGGGCACATCCGCTCCGGCGTCAACTTCGACATCCTGCGGCGGTGGCTGGAGCACACCGGCTCCACGGTCACGTTCGTCCGGAACGTCACCGACATCGACGACAAGATCCTCCGCAAGGCGGAGGAGCAGGGCGTGCCGTGGTGGCAGGTCGCGCAGACGAACGAGAACGCGTTCGCCTGGGCGTACGACGTGCTCGGCTGCCTGCGTCCGACGGTCGAGCCGCGCGCGACCGGGCACGTGCCGGAGATGATCGTGCTGATGCGCGAGCTCATCGAGCGGGGCGCCGCGTACGCCGCCGGGGGTGACGTCTACTTCTCCGTCGGGTCGTTCGCGGACTACGGCGCCCTGTCGGGGCAGAAGCCGGACGCGATGCAGGCGGCCGGCGACACCGACGTCGAGACCCACAAGCGCGACCCGCGCGACTTCGCGCTGTGGAAGTCGGCGAAGCCGGGGGAGCCGTTCTGGGAGACTCCGTGGGGGCCGGGCCGGCCGGGCTGGCACCTGGAGTGCTCGGCGATGGCCGGGAAGTACCTCGGGGACCGCTTCGACATCCACGGCGGCGGTCTGGACCTGGTGTTTCCGCACCACGAGAACGAGATCGCGCAGTCGAAGGCCGCAGGCCAGGAGTTCGCCCGGTACTGGCTGCACAACGGCTGGGTGACGATGTCCGGGGAGAAGATGAGCAAGTCGCTCGGCAACTCCCTGCTGGTCTCGGAGATCGTGAAGCGGGTGCGGCCGGTCGAGCTGCGGTACTTCCTCGCGGCGCCGCACTACCGCTCGATGGTCGAGTACTCCGAGGAGTCGCTCGCCGAAGCGGCGACGGCCTACGCGCGCATCGAGACGTTCGTGCGCAACGCGACCGACCTCGTCGGTGACGTGACGCCGGGTCAGGTCCCCCCCGCCTTCGCGGATGCGATGAACGACGACCTCGGGACGCCGCTCGCGCTTGCGGCCGTGCACACCGCGGTGCGCGAGGGGAACACTGCCCTCGCGTCCGGGGACAAGGACACCGTGACGGCCCGTCTGGCCGAGGCGCGGGCGATGCTCGGGGTGCTCGGGCTGGACCCGGTCGCGTGGGCGGACTCCTCCGGCAGCGACCTGCACGCGGTCGTCGACGGCCTCGTCGCGCTGGCGCTGGAACAGCGGGCCGCGGCCCGCGAACGCAAGGACTACGCCGCGGCGGACGCGATCCGTGATCGCCTCCGCGCCGCCGGCGTGGTCATCGAGGACACCCCCCACGGCCCGCGCTGGACCGTCGGCAATCCGGAGGCCTGA
- a CDS encoding DinB family protein encodes MTTIEEYKAMTTPAPATDDPAAIERADLLDLLTKHRFFLRTTVAGLDDEAATKRTTVSELTLGGLVKHVAFVERGWAEFIRRGPAAMEMTEESYAAHGNSFRLLPGETLAGVLADYAEVAAQTDALLAEVDLNSSHPLPEAPWFPPGARWTARRVITHIVAETAQHAGHADIIRESLDGQKTMG; translated from the coding sequence ATGACCACGATCGAGGAGTACAAGGCCATGACCACCCCCGCGCCGGCCACCGACGACCCCGCCGCGATCGAGCGCGCCGACCTGCTCGACCTCCTGACCAAGCACCGCTTCTTCCTGCGCACCACCGTCGCGGGCCTGGACGACGAGGCCGCGACCAAGCGCACCACCGTCAGCGAGCTCACCCTCGGCGGGCTGGTCAAGCACGTCGCCTTCGTCGAGCGCGGGTGGGCCGAGTTCATCCGCCGCGGCCCGGCGGCGATGGAGATGACCGAGGAGTCCTACGCCGCGCACGGCAACTCGTTCCGCCTGTTGCCGGGCGAGACGCTCGCGGGGGTCCTCGCCGACTACGCCGAGGTCGCCGCGCAGACCGACGCACTGCTGGCCGAGGTCGACCTGAACTCCTCGCACCCGCTGCCCGAGGCGCCGTGGTTCCCGCCGGGGGCCCGCTGGACCGCCCGCCGCGTGATCACGCACATCGTGGCCGAGACCGCGCAGCACGCCGGCCACGCGGACATCATCCGAGAGTCGCTCGACGGGCAGAAGACGATGGGGTGA